CTATACTTACATTTATTGATGCGAATTATCTGGCCGCATTTTATAGCACTTTTCCCCTAGAATTGAAAGAGTTCTTACGCGCCCCCCCTTATTCCATTCCTAGCAGTCCAAGAGGCCAAGAGGCTGGGATCAGGTCTATCGACGTCTTCCTTGCCCTCTCCTGAATGTCACACGCCACAGCGGATGTGCCTTGGAATATCAGCTTGAGTGCCCCAGAGTCATTTACCATCAGCATTTTCCGCTTGCTGGTGCCATTGAAGACCGATTCTTTTCTCCACTCTGAGTCCTCAAGAGTGAGATTGTCTGTTTCTCTCTGCCGGTGAACTGCTTGGCTGTGATTCTCAATTCCCAGCAGATTGCATATATCGACCGCCGTGTACCAATGCTCGCCATCAAACTTACGAGTTGTGATTACTTGTGCCTCTTCTACGCCGAAGAGGTATCTCATTATTTTTGTCATCGTTTGTCTTCCTTTTGTGAATTTAGTGTTTTTCTGAGGCGACTGGGGCAACATGGGTAACAATGCCGTAAGCGTGCGATGTTACGATTTTCTTCCGGCGGAAGTTGTATCCTGGCGCGGTTATGGGCGGGGGAGCGGGGGGATACAATCCTGTACCGATGTTCCCTCTGCACCCCATGGTGTTCCCTGTTCACGATGCGCGCTATTCAATCATATGTGCTTAGTTTCAACACCTTACGACACCGCTACCCACGTACCCCCTGTTTCCTCAAAAAATTGATAGTTTGTGACTATTCATCTGCAATGGCCTTGGCCGTAAAGTGGTAAATCTTTTTCGTTCCGATCCCGGCCAGCCTGACGCTCCGCTGGTTTTTGCCGTCATTCCCAGGCAGGATCAACCCCCTTTCCACCAAGACTTTCGCCGCCCACTTCTTGTCAAAGCCAGAGCAGATCTCAGTGAAGGCTTCTGGTAATACGAGGTACTCGGTATTACCGTCGCCATTCTTGATGATGAACCCTGCTCGATTGTGTGTGACCTTGTGGGTATCAGGTACCCCCGTGCCCTTCTCCCGCGGTGTAAACCGAGACTCGCCATGGAGCTCAAAAAAGGCACGGACTTGGGAGAATAGAGCTGCCTCCTCCTGCATGCCTGTCCCTCCCCGCTTTTCTAGCAGCCCTTTGAAGCACTGAGCTGATGCCCTACTGGCATCGCCAAGTTCCCAGCCGGTTATTTCCAGAGCTGTCGCCATTTCGCCAGCGGCCGCAACCAGCGCAAACCGGTTCAGAAGCCTGTTGACCTGACCACTGGCGTCCTGTAATGCGTTCTCCTTTATGAAGTCATCCCGGTAGACCTTCACGTCCTGTATCACCTGGTCGTAATCCTCGATAACCTTCTCAATGAAAGCCCGAAAGGCCGTCCCATGACGTTCTGCTGCGTTACGCTTGAGCAACTCTGCCAACGCTGCGGGCGTATCGATATCATTCAGGTTTTCAAAGATCCCCATGTTGCAGCCTGCATCGGCGGGGATATCAGCTAAACGGATTTCTTGTCCAGCCCTTGCTTTTTTCCCACCTTCGACCATGTGATCGGCAAGCGTGATCTCACCGGAGGACAAAAATAGCAGCCGCCATGTCGCTTTCTGCCTAGCCTCACCCTTGATATTCGCCCTTTGCTTCCCTGCACCGTTGGCCAGCATGTATGAAATCTCGCCTGCATCCTTCGGCTGCACCTGTCCAAGCTCATCCAGAATTAGCAGGGTATCGTTGTGGGCCTTGGCAATGCCTTCCAAGCCATTGGAGGTGGATCGCCAGTTCTGGGTATATCGGTCGGGCTTTCCGTAGACCGAGGCTGCTACATGGAGGGCGGTGCTCTTTCCGGTACTACTGCCACCAACGAAGTTAAACCCTCCGCTTTCCTCGCCTAAGGCGTACAACATTGGAGACGCAAATGCGCAGGACACCGCAAATAGCAGACGTGAGTTACCCTTACAGAGCAGCGCCACATCACGCTTCCAATCGTCAAGCGATCCTCTGCTGACTAGCGGATTAGCTGATGCCGTGGACGATATGCACATTACGTCTTCCTCTCCTGCACCGATAACCTCATCAGGGAGGACAAATCGCGTACCGTACCACCCGGTCTTATCGGTTGTCAGAACCCGGTTGTTCTTAATCGGTTTGCTATTCTGAATGTAGTCAATCAACCGGAGTCTTGCCTTCTTGCCCGGCACCATGGACAACCCTTTTGACAGCAGGGCATCAACGATGGCTTCACCGTCTCGCCTCAAGTCGCTCATCTGCATGTGGTAACGCTGTTGGTTTCCGTCCCTGTCCTCGAATTCGAGTATCCGCCCCCAGTTCTGGCTGTTATCATCGCGGCTGTCAGCCACTACCCTTAGTGGGGCACACACCAGCATTTCCGGTTTAATTTGCGTCCCTGAAATTTCGGCCCAGTACACCCCCTCGCCGTTGATTGCGAATTCGTTCTTCCCAAGGATGGCCTTGATGACTTCCCCTTGGAATTCGCCATTTTCGGATTGCTGCCCTGCATTTGAGGTATCCCGAAAATTCGCACTATCTTGTTGAGGGTTGCCAACACTTGCCGCTTGTCCCTCCGTATATTTCATGCCTTCACCGTTCACTTTGATTCTCCCTATGCTTTATTGTTAATCTCCCCCCCCCCTGGCAGTCGACTGCTCAAGGGGAGGCTCACTTCTCACTTTCGACCCGAGATAGCAGATGACTCGTGGTCTGCGGATAGCAGGCTTATGCAATCGGCGGCCATCTGGTCAACTTTTCTGATGACGTAATTGAGGTTGATGTCTTCGGCTCCGGTGGCGATTGCGCATGCTTTACGGATGTCCACAAGTTGTCTCAACAGTCTGTTATCGTTCGCGCTCATAATTCCTCTCCTGTTGCCACGACGCATGGAGGCGCCGGGGGCTAGCACTATGTATTTAACGGCTCTGTGCCTCGACCCACTCGAAAAAGGCTGCCTCATCGATAAGCACACGACGGCCTGCGCGTTTGATCACACGGTCAAAGCCATTGCTCTTTGCGTTGAAAATGAGGTGACGGAGGCCACCCTGGGGAGGCCAAGCATGATGGTCATTCCATTTGGGGACAGG
The DNA window shown above is from Geomonas sp. RF6 and carries:
- a CDS encoding BRO family protein; this encodes MTKIMRYLFGVEEAQVITTRKFDGEHWYTAVDICNLLGIENHSQAVHRQRETDNLTLEDSEWRKESVFNGTSKRKMLMVNDSGALKLIFQGTSAVACDIQERARKTSIDLIPASWPLGLLGME
- a CDS encoding DUF927 domain-containing protein — encoded protein: MNGEGMKYTEGQAASVGNPQQDSANFRDTSNAGQQSENGEFQGEVIKAILGKNEFAINGEGVYWAEISGTQIKPEMLVCAPLRVVADSRDDNSQNWGRILEFEDRDGNQQRYHMQMSDLRRDGEAIVDALLSKGLSMVPGKKARLRLIDYIQNSKPIKNNRVLTTDKTGWYGTRFVLPDEVIGAGEEDVMCISSTASANPLVSRGSLDDWKRDVALLCKGNSRLLFAVSCAFASPMLYALGEESGGFNFVGGSSTGKSTALHVAASVYGKPDRYTQNWRSTSNGLEGIAKAHNDTLLILDELGQVQPKDAGEISYMLANGAGKQRANIKGEARQKATWRLLFLSSGEITLADHMVEGGKKARAGQEIRLADIPADAGCNMGIFENLNDIDTPAALAELLKRNAAERHGTAFRAFIEKVIEDYDQVIQDVKVYRDDFIKENALQDASGQVNRLLNRFALVAAAGEMATALEITGWELGDASRASAQCFKGLLEKRGGTGMQEEAALFSQVRAFFELHGESRFTPREKGTGVPDTHKVTHNRAGFIIKNGDGNTEYLVLPEAFTEICSGFDKKWAAKVLVERGLILPGNDGKNQRSVRLAGIGTKKIYHFTAKAIADE